From the Halobacterium zhouii genome, the window TCGCGGCGCTGCTCGCACGAACCGTCGTCGCCAGCGCGAGTCTCACGGGCTTGCTCGCCGGCGACGTCCACCACGTCCTCGAGCACGGCCTCGACGTCGTGATGGCCGCGCTCGTCGTCGCAGCGGTGTACTACGCGCGCTCGGTGTCGGGCAGTCCCACCGGGGGTGAGCGATGATGTCCGCAGTCAGGGAGCGCATCGCCGACCACGTCGCCGAGCAGCCCGGCGTCCACTTCAGCGCCGTCGCGCGCGACCTCGACCTCGCGCCCGGGCAGGTGCAGTACCACGTCCGGCGACTCCGCCGGAACGAAGCACTCGACGCAGAGGAGTACTACGGCCGCACGCACTACTTCCCGCCCGAGTGC encodes:
- a CDS encoding DUF7471 family protein; its protein translation is MSPVAHVQSAALAWPLVVALSLAALGSAVLTGTALAVFLRRRSRSYLLVALALAALLARTVVASASLTGLLAGDVHHVLEHGLDVVMAALVVAAVYYARSVSGSPTGGER